From a single Solanum dulcamara chromosome 4, daSolDulc1.2, whole genome shotgun sequence genomic region:
- the LOC129885906 gene encoding 3'-5' exonuclease-like — protein MAVKLTEYELDCKCDYKLYDVILDDTEIETTVTLSPSTVSSWINRTEILNESRLHRLIVGLDIEWRPNFKSGAGRNHVATVQLCVGNSCLIYQIIHSTYIPRRLRNFLNSDDYRFVGVGIHCDVDKLWEDYELEVSNTVDLREWASVELDKKKLINSGLKDLGKEIAGIEIEKPKSVTISAWDQRWLSPNQICYACLDAYLSFQVGRVLSAWY, from the coding sequence ATGGCTGTGAAGCTAACAGAGTACGAGTTGGACTGCAAATGTGACTACAAACTATACGATGTCATTCTGGACGACACCGAAATCGAGACCACCGTCACTCTTTCTCCCTCTACTGTGTCCTCATGGATTAACAGAACCGAAATCTTAAACGAATCCCGTCTTCACCGTTTGATTGTAGGGCTTGACATCGAGTGGCGCCCAAACTTCAAATCCGGCGCCGGAAGAAACCACGTCGCCACTGTCCAGTTGTGTGTCGGAAACTCCTGCCTCATCTACCAAATTATCCACTCCACCTATATTCCCCGCCGACTCCGAAACTTCCTGAACAGCGACGACTACAGATTCGTTGGGGTTGGTATTCATTGTGACGTGGATAAGCTGTGGGAGGACTATGAACTTGAAGTGTCGAATACGGTTGATCTACGGGAGTGGGCATCAGTGGAGCTGGACAAGAAGAAACTAATCAATTCAGGGCTCAAAGATTTGGGGAAGGAAATTGCGGGAATAGAGATTGAGAAGCCCAAGAGTGTGACAATCAGTGCTTGGGATCAGCGTTGGCTTAGCCCTAACCAGATATGTTATGCTTGCCTTGATGCCTATCTTTCTTTTCAAGTTGGCAGGGTGTTAAGTGCTTGGTATTAG
- the LOC129884612 gene encoding 3'-5' exonuclease-like, with protein sequence MAVKLTEYELACNCNYKLYDVVLDDTEIETTVTADPSVVSSWIKRIEIENGSRLHRLIVGLDIEWRPNFNPVATIQLCVGDYCIIYQIIHSNNIPRRLRKFLKNDDYRFVGVGIRSDVDKLWEDYGLEVSNTVDLREWAAEELNKKKLLNSGLKGLGKKIAGIEIEKPKNVTTSAWDRRWLSRKQICYACLDAYLSFEVGRVLSAWY encoded by the coding sequence ATGGCTGTGAAGTTAACAGAGTACGAATTGGCCTGCAATTGTAACTACAAACTCTACGATGTCGTTCTGGACGACACCGAAATCGAAACCACCGTCACTGCTGATCCTTCTGTTGTGTCCTCATGGATCAAAAGAATTGAAATCGAAAACGGATCCCGTCTCCACCGCTTGATCGTAGGGCTTGACATCGAGTGGCGCCCAAACTTTAACCCCGTCGCCACTATCCAGCTGTGTGTCGGAGACTACTGCATCATCTACCAAATTATCCACTCCAACAACATTCCCCGCCGACTCCGAAAATTCCTGAAGAACGACGACTATAGATTCGTTGGGGTTGGTATTCGTAGTGACGTGGACAAGCTGTGGGAGGACTATGGACTTGAAGTGTCGAACACGGTTGATCTCCGGGAGTGGGCGGCAGAGGAGCTGAACAAGAAGAAGCTTCTCAATTCGGGGCTTAAAGGTTTGGGGAAGAAAATTGCGGGAATAGAGATTGAGAAGCCCAAGAATGTGACAACCAGTGCTTGGGATCGGCGTTGGCTTAGCCGTAAGCAGATATGTTATGCTTGCCTTGATGCCTATCTTTCATTTGAAGTTGGGAGGGTCTTAAGTGCTTGGTATTAG